The Streptomyces nitrosporeus genome includes a window with the following:
- a CDS encoding sensor histidine kinase produces MTGLPRRLRALPLRSRLALLVATAVALAVAAVATACWFVTRDQLNDQLDRSLRNSPAVDKSLVEELLSGCRGTGRKPLRAPGSYSLQIIDASGTVCESPGSAPINPTGADLAVAGDERQDVLYSGTDTAGKKMRIYTYRVVLRASGEIYAVSVARQESEVTGPLSSLAWVLVLVAGIGVLGAGAAGLWVARSGLRPVDELAHAVEHVARTEDLTVRIPVEGEDEIARLSRSFNTMTSSLATSRDRQSQLIADAGHELRTPLTSLRTNIELLARSDETGRAIPPDDRRALMASVKAQMTELAALIGDLQELSRPDAAQPGPLQVVALHDITRTALRRARLRGPELTVTDELAPWYVRAEPAALERALVNILDNAVKFSPRGGTIEVTLHRGQLTVRDHGPGIPAEDLPHVFERFWRSPSARQLPGSGLGLSIVARTVQQAGGEITLRPAEEGPGTVATVRLPGAPTPPPGTETGTGTG; encoded by the coding sequence GTGACCGGCCTCCCCCGCCGGCTGCGCGCCCTCCCGCTCCGCTCACGCCTCGCCCTGCTGGTCGCGACGGCGGTCGCGCTCGCGGTCGCGGCGGTCGCCACGGCGTGCTGGTTCGTCACCCGGGACCAGCTGAACGACCAGCTGGACCGCTCCCTGCGCAACTCCCCGGCCGTCGACAAGTCCCTCGTGGAGGAACTGCTGTCCGGCTGCCGGGGCACCGGGCGCAAACCGCTGCGCGCCCCCGGCTCGTACAGCCTCCAGATCATCGACGCCTCGGGCACCGTCTGCGAGAGCCCCGGCAGCGCCCCCATCAACCCGACCGGCGCGGACCTGGCCGTCGCGGGCGACGAGCGGCAGGACGTGCTGTACTCGGGCACCGACACCGCCGGCAAGAAGATGCGCATCTACACCTACCGCGTGGTGCTGCGCGCCTCGGGCGAGATCTACGCCGTGTCCGTGGCCCGCCAGGAGAGCGAGGTCACCGGCCCGCTCTCCTCGCTCGCCTGGGTCCTGGTCCTGGTCGCCGGCATCGGTGTCCTCGGCGCGGGCGCCGCCGGGCTCTGGGTCGCGCGCTCCGGGCTGCGGCCCGTCGACGAACTCGCGCACGCCGTGGAGCACGTCGCCCGTACCGAGGACCTCACCGTCCGGATCCCGGTCGAGGGCGAGGACGAGATCGCCCGGCTCTCCCGCTCCTTCAACACCATGACCAGCTCGCTGGCCACCTCCCGCGACCGGCAGTCGCAGCTCATCGCGGACGCCGGCCACGAACTGCGCACCCCGCTGACCTCGCTCCGTACGAACATCGAGCTGCTGGCCCGCAGCGACGAGACCGGCCGGGCCATCCCGCCCGACGACCGCAGGGCCCTGATGGCCTCGGTCAAGGCCCAGATGACCGAACTGGCCGCTCTCATCGGCGACCTCCAGGAGCTCTCCCGCCCCGACGCCGCCCAGCCGGGCCCGCTCCAGGTCGTCGCCCTGCACGACATCACCCGCACCGCCCTGCGGCGCGCCCGGCTGCGCGGCCCGGAACTGACCGTCACGGACGAACTGGCCCCCTGGTACGTACGCGCCGAACCGGCGGCGCTGGAACGCGCGCTGGTCAACATCCTGGACAACGCGGTCAAGTTCAGCCCGAGGGGCGGCACCATCGAGGTCACCCTGCACCGGGGGCAGCTCACCGTCCGGGACCACGGCCCCGGCATCCCCGCCGAGGACCTCCCGCACGTCTTCGAACGCTTCTGGCGCTCCCCGTCCGCCCGCCAGCTCCCCGGCTCGGGCCTGGGCCTGTCCATCGTGGCCCGCACGGTCCAGCAGGCCGGCGGCGAGATCACCCTGCGCCCGGCCGAGGAGGGGCCGGGCACGGTCGCCACGGTCCGGCTGCCGGGGGCGCCCACGCCGCCGCCGGGGACGGAGACGGGGACGGGGACGGGGTGA
- a CDS encoding S1C family serine protease — translation MTDSHRPSGEYPMYPSYGNGEAAYPPPPAYGPPPQAGTVGAPGAPTRSAPGAPGTWPAPAAAGTGPDAGPPERGRRAGRPVALLAAVAIVAAAIGGGSAALVGELSGGGPGTPGAGSAVSGTTVSQRSAGTVAGVAQAVSPAIVEISAVSGSGEATGSGVVITPDGEIVTNNHVISGASRIEVALSTGKTYTADVVGTDAAKDLALIRLQGASGLKTATLGDSSSVEVGDEVVAIGSPEGLTGTVTSGIVSALDRDVTVAKDDDTGGGDQGQGQPGGGDWPFEFGGREFNGDTGSSTTTYKAIQTDASLNPGNSGGALINMDGEIIGINSAMYSPSSSSASGSSAAGSVGLGFAIPVDTVKADLDGLRSGDGS, via the coding sequence ATGACCGACAGCCACCGCCCGAGCGGCGAGTACCCGATGTACCCCTCGTACGGCAACGGCGAGGCGGCCTACCCGCCGCCGCCGGCGTACGGGCCCCCGCCGCAGGCCGGGACCGTCGGGGCCCCCGGCGCGCCCACCCGGTCCGCCCCGGGCGCCCCCGGGACCTGGCCCGCTCCGGCTGCCGCCGGGACCGGCCCGGACGCCGGGCCCCCGGAGCGTGGGCGCCGGGCCGGGCGGCCCGTGGCCCTGCTGGCGGCCGTGGCCATCGTCGCCGCGGCGATCGGCGGCGGCTCCGCCGCCCTCGTCGGTGAACTCTCCGGCGGCGGCCCGGGCACCCCGGGCGCCGGCAGCGCCGTCAGCGGCACCACCGTCTCGCAGCGCAGCGCGGGCACCGTCGCGGGGGTGGCGCAGGCCGTCTCCCCGGCGATCGTCGAGATCAGCGCGGTGTCCGGCTCCGGCGAGGCCACCGGCTCCGGGGTCGTCATCACCCCGGACGGCGAGATCGTCACGAACAACCACGTGATCTCCGGCGCCTCGCGGATCGAGGTGGCCCTCAGCACCGGCAAGACGTACACCGCCGACGTGGTGGGCACCGACGCCGCCAAGGACCTGGCGCTCATCAGGCTCCAGGGCGCGAGCGGGCTCAAGACCGCCACGCTCGGCGACTCCTCCTCCGTGGAGGTCGGGGACGAGGTGGTGGCGATCGGGTCGCCCGAGGGCCTCACCGGCACCGTCACCAGCGGCATCGTCTCGGCCCTGGACCGGGACGTCACGGTCGCCAAGGACGACGACACCGGCGGCGGGGACCAGGGACAGGGACAACCGGGCGGCGGGGACTGGCCCTTCGAGTTCGGCGGCCGGGAGTTCAACGGCGACACCGGCTCCTCCACGACGACGTACAAGGCGATCCAGACCGACGCCTCGCTCAACCCGGGGAACTCCGGCGGTGCCCTCATCAACATGGACGGTGAGATCATCGGCATCAACTCCGCCATGTACTCCCCCAGTTCCTCCAGCGCCTCCGGCAGCTCCGCCGCCGGCAGCGTGGGCCTCGGTTTCGCCATCCCGGTCGACACCGTCAAGGCGGATCTGGACGGACTGCGCTCCGGCGACGGCTCCTGA
- a CDS encoding response regulator transcription factor — MSPAEDDPQRILIVDDEPAVREALRRSLAFEGYGTEVAVDGYDALARAEAYEPDLIVLDIQMPRMDGLTAARRIRSTGSTTPILMLTARDTVGDRVTGLDAGADDYLVKPFELDELFARIRALLRRSSYAVAAGSAPADENVLSFADLRMDLNTREVTRGTRRVELTRTEFTLLEMFLAHPRQVLTREQILKAVWGFDFEPSSNSLDVYVMYLRRKTEAGGEPRLVHTVRGVGYALRSGGGDG; from the coding sequence ATGAGCCCCGCCGAAGACGATCCGCAGCGCATCCTGATCGTCGACGACGAACCCGCGGTGCGTGAGGCCCTCCGGCGTTCCCTCGCCTTCGAGGGCTACGGCACCGAGGTCGCCGTGGACGGGTACGACGCCCTGGCCAGGGCCGAGGCGTACGAACCCGACCTGATCGTGCTGGACATCCAGATGCCCCGCATGGACGGGCTCACCGCCGCCCGCCGTATCCGCTCCACCGGCTCCACCACCCCCATCCTGATGCTCACCGCCCGTGACACCGTCGGCGACCGGGTCACCGGTCTCGACGCCGGCGCCGACGACTACCTCGTCAAGCCCTTCGAGCTGGACGAGCTCTTCGCCCGCATCCGCGCCCTGCTGCGCCGCAGCTCGTACGCGGTGGCGGCGGGGAGCGCCCCGGCCGACGAGAACGTCCTGTCCTTCGCGGACCTCCGGATGGACCTGAACACCCGCGAGGTCACCCGCGGCACCCGCCGGGTCGAACTGACCCGCACCGAATTCACCCTCCTGGAGATGTTCCTGGCCCACCCCCGGCAGGTGCTGACCCGGGAGCAGATCCTCAAGGCCGTCTGGGGCTTCGACTTCGAGCCCAGCTCCAACTCCCTGGACGTGTACGTGATGTACCTGCGGCGCAAGACCGAGGCCGGCGGAGAGCCCCGCCTGGTCCACACCGTGCGCGGTGTCGGCTACGCCCTGCGGTCCGGCGGCGGTGACGGGTGA